The Passer domesticus isolate bPasDom1 unplaced genomic scaffold, bPasDom1.hap1 HAP1_SCAFFOLD_212, whole genome shotgun sequence DNA segment CCCGGCCCTGGCCCCGTTCCTGTcactgtccccgtccctgtccctgtccctgtccctgtccccgcctcatccctgtccctgtccctgtccccattcctgtccctgccatcccttccctgtccccattcttgtccctgtccccacctcATTCCTGACCTTGTTGCCAttactgtccctgtcccttgtccccgtccctgtccccattcctgtccctgtccccatcactgccccttgtccccatccctgtccctgctgtcccctcccctgcccccttgtccctgtccccgtccctgtccccattcctgtccctgtcccttgtccctgtccctgtccccaattcctgaccctgctgtccccattcctgtcccagTCCCCACCTCATTCCTGACCTTGTTGCCAttactgtccctgtcccttgtccccacccctgtccccttgtccctgtccctgctgtcccttgtccccatccctgtcccttgTCTCCCATCCTCGTTCCTGTCCCCTTGTcactgtccccgctgtccccatccctgtccctgtccccatccctgtccctgtccccatccctaaccctgaccctgtcCCCATGATTGTCCTTGTCCCCACCTCcatctctgtccctgctgtccccatccctgtccttgtccccatccctgtccccaatTCCCGTCCCTGTtgtccccattcctgtccctgccatccctgtccctgtccccatccttgtcccctcccctgctgtccctgtccccacctcatccctgtccctgtccccaattcctgttccttgtccccatccctgatgtcccctcccctgtccccaccatccctgtccccctgtccccattcctgtccccgttcctgtccccttgtccctgtccctgtccccttgtcactgtccctgtccccttgtccctgtccccaattcctgtccctgtcctcgtccctgtccccaccatCCTtgtctccctgtcccctgtcctcctgtccttgtccccacccctgtccccttgtccctgtccccttgtccccatgtctcatgtccccctgtccccatccctgtccccatccctgtccctgtccccgtccccttgtccctgtccccttgtccctgtccctgtcccctgtccctgtccctgtccctgtccctgtccctgtccctgtccctgtccctgcccctgtccccaccGTCCCTGtcggtgtccccagggtgtccccaagccctTCACCGAGGTGATCAGGGCCAACATCGGTGACGCGCACGCCATGGGCCAGCAGCCAATCACCTTCCTGCGCCAGGTACGCGGGGACACCGCCatggggacaccatggggacactggggacaccgccatggggacaccatggggacaccacggggacaccagggccaccggggacacggggacaccagggacactggggccaccagggccaccagggccaatggggacactggggccaccatgggggcagcagggacaccaggtATGCGGGGACACGAGGCCACCACCAGAGCcacccagggccaccagggccactGGGGCCAGCAGGACACCGGGGCCACCACTGGGGCCACCGGGGCCACcatggggacaccggggccagtggggacacggggacatggggacacggggacatggggacaccggggcacagggccaccagggccactGGGGCtagcagggacacggggacaccagggccaccatGGGGCCATCGGGGGACACCACCAGGGCCAGCACGGGGCCACCAGGGCCACTGGGGCCATCAGTGCCACCAGGGCCACTGGGGCCACCATGGGGCCACCATGGCCAGCGCGGTGTCGGTGTCACGGTGTCGCGGGCTGTCCCCTCAGGTGACGgcgctgtgcctgtgcccggaGCTGATGAAGGACGAGTCCCTGCCCAGCGACGCCAAGGAGCGCGCCCAGCGCCTGCTGGGGGCCTGCGGCGGCCAGAGCGCCGGTGCGTGCgcgggaaaaaaaccccaaaatcctgaaatcccaaaatcccaaatcccccaaatccccaaaatcccaaatcccaaaatcccaaaatcccaaatccccaaaatccaacaCCCTGAAATCCCTGCGGCAGCCAGAGCACCGGTGGGCGAAAAACCCcgaaatccccaaatcccaaaatcctgaaatccCGAAATCCCACACCccgaaatcccaaaattcccaaaatcccaaaatccccaaaatccccaaatccagaaccccaaaatccccaaatccaacACCTCAAAATCCCTGCGGCAGCCAGAGCGCCGGTGGGTgacaaaccccaaaatcctaGAATCCCcgaaatccccaaatccccaaatcccaaatcccaaaaatccccaaagtcccaaatcccacaaacccaacaccccaaaatcccaaatcccaaaatcccacaaattcCAAAACCCCTGCGGCGGCCAGAGCGCCGGTGGGCGACAAACCCcgaaattcccaaatcccaaaactcccaaaaccccaaaatcccaaaatccccaaaagcgACACCCCAGAATCCCCAACACCCCAAAATGCCACaaagcccaaaatcccaaaaccccaaaaccccaaaaccccaaaaccccatattcaacaaaccccaaaatcccaaatccaacaTCTCAAAATCCCAACACCCCCCAAACCccgaaaaaaacaaaccccaaaatcccaaatccccaaatcctacaaaccccaaaaccccaaaatcccaacacCCAACTCCACCCATTCCCCACCGCCCAGTGTCCCCAACTATCCCCAacgtccccaatgtccccaacgtccccaaatccccccaatgtccccaatctcctcagtgtccccaatgtcccctcagggTCCCCAAAGTCCTAAATcccccccaaatgtccccccaatgtccccccaacGTTCCCAAGGTCCCGttaatgtccccaatgtccccaatgtccccaatatctccccagtgtccccaatgtcctcTCAATGTCCtcaatgtcccctcagtgtccccaatgtccccaatacCCCAaagtccccaatgtccccaatgtcagCAATGTCTCCCATGTCCCCAAAGTCCCCAAGGCCCCAGTCCTCCCAATattcccggtgtccccaatgtcccctcagtgtcccccagtgtccctaATCCCCCAAAGTCCCcgatgtccctgatgtccccaatgcccccttcaatgtccccagctccccagtgtccccaatgtcccctcagtgtcccaaatccccccaatgccccaatgtccccaatctctccaatgtccccagtgtccccaatgtccccaatgtccccccagtgtcccaatgtccccaaagtccccaatgtcccctcagtgtccccaatgtccccaataccccaaagtccccaaagtccccaatgtcccctcagtgtccccaatgtccccaatacCCCAaagtccccactgtccccaatgtccccccaatgtccccccagtgtcccaatgtccccaaagtccccaatgtccccaatgtcagCAATGTCtccaatgtcccctcagtgtcccccagtgtccccaatcccccaaaGTCCCcgatgtccctgatgtccccaatgcccccctcaatgtccccagctccccagtgtccccaatgtcccctcagtgtccccaaggtccccccaaagtccccaatgtccccaatctctccaatgtccccagtgtccccaaagtccccaaagtcccctcagtgtccccaaggtgtccccagtgtccccagtgtccccacagccacCTGGCCGCTGTCCCCACCCCAATCCCCCCGAAGTCCCCAAAAcctcagagctgccaccccTGGGTGACAGGAGGTGACAGGAGGTGACAGGAggtgacaggaggggacaggaggggacaggaggtgaCAGGGGGAGGTGACATCGCGGTGCCACGGCGGTGCCACAGCGATGCCGGGGAGGTGTCGGGGAGGTGACATTGGGAGGTGACAGGGGGGTGACagggggaggtgacagggaggtgacagggaggtgacaggggGGTGACATTGGGAGGTGACATTGGGAGGTGACAGGGAGGTGACATTGGGAGGTGACATTGGGAGgtgacagggaggtgacagggaggtgacattgggaggtgacagggaggtgacagggggaggtgacagggggaggtgacagggaggtgacagggaggtgacagggagGTGACATTGGGAGGTGACagggggaggtgacagggaGGTGACATTGGGAGGTGCCGGGGAGGTGACAGGGGGAGGTGACagggggaggtgacagggaggtgacagggagGTGACATTAGGAGGTGACAGGGGGGTGACAGGGGGAGGTGACAGGGGGGTGACAGGGGGGTGACAGGGGGGTGACagggggaggtgacagggaggtgacaggggggtgacagggaggtgacaggggGAGGTGACATTGGGAGGTGACAGGGGGGTGACAGGGGGGTGACAGGGGGGTGACagggggaggtgacagggaggtgacagggaggtgacaggggGGTGACagggggaggtgacagggaggtgacagggggaggtgacagggaggtgacaggggGGTGACagggggaggtgacagggaggtgacagggggaggtgacagggaggtgacaggggGAGGTGACACCTCGGTGACAGGGCTGTCGCGTGTCGCTGTCGCCAGGCTCGTACAGCGccagcccggggctgcagctcgTGCGCGAGGACGTGGCGCGCTACATCGAGCGTCGCGACGGTGTCCCCGCCAGCGCCGACGACATCTTCCTGTCCACGGGCGCCAGCGACGCCATCGTGGTACGGCGACACCGCCACCACCGCCACCACCCCCTGTCCCCGGGCCCGGTGCCACCCCCGCCCGTTCCCACGGCGCGGGGACAAAGGGACATTTGTGCCCGGGGGCGGCGCGTGCCCGCTGTCCCCcggctgccctggggacagtgccagccgCGTTGTCGCCGAGGTTGCCGTGGTGACGGTGGCGCTGTGCTGTCCCCTGGTGTGTCGCCAAGTTGTCCCCGAGTTGGTGTCGCGGCGCTGCCCCCGTGCTGGCCGTGCTGTCGCCTCGTTGTCCCCATGTCCGCCCCTGGCGTGTGGCTGTGGTGTCCCCTCGTGGTCACCTCGATGTTCTGAGTGCCACCCCAGCCTGTCCCCTCAtcgtccccatgtcccctcatCGTCCCCTCCATGTCCCGATTCCCACCCCAACCTGTCCCCTAATGTCACCCCACTGTCCCTTCACTGTCCCTTCACTGTCCCCGCGATGTCCCCGTGGTGTCTCCATAATTCCCATCCGaacctgtcccctccctgtcccctgattgtcccctcgctgtcccctggTTGTCACCTCACTGTCCCCTGattgtcccctctctgtcccctgattgtcccctctgtgtcccctctccgTGTCCCTATTCCCACCCCACTCTGACCCCTCaatgtcccctcgctgtcccctccaCGTCCCGATTCCCATCCCCTGATTGTCCCCTGATTGTCACCTCCGTGTCCTGATTCCCACCCCACTCTGACCCCTCAATGTCCCCTgactgtcccctcgctgtcccgcATCCCACGCGGTGACTGTCCCCTgactgtcccctggctgtcccccaTCCCAAGCCATGATTGTCCCCTGACTGTCGCCTGTCGCTGTCCCCAGAACATGCTGAAGCTGCTGGTGTGCGGCTCGGGCCCCACGCGCACGGGGGTGCTGATCCCGATCCCGCAGTGCCcgctgtcccctggctgtcccctctcGGTGTCTCCTCTCGGTGTCCTCTCACTGTCCCCTCTcggtgtcccctggctgtcccctggctgtcccccaTCCCACGCGGTGACTGTCCCCTGactgtcccctcggtgtcccctccCAGAACATGCTGAAGCTGCTGGTGTGCGGCTCGGGCTCATCCCGCACGGGGGTGCTGATCCCGATCCCGCAGTACCctctgtcccctggctgtcccctctcGGTGTCCCCTGACTGTCCCCTCTCGGTGTCCCCTCCCAGAACATGCTGAAGCTGCTGGTGTGCGGCTCGGGCTCATCCCGCACGGGGGTGCTGATCCCGATCCCGCAGTACCCGCTGTACTCGGCGGCGCTGGCCGAGCTCGAGGCGGCGCAGGTGAACTATTACCTGGCCGAGGAGCgctgctgggcgctggacgtggccgagctgcggcgggcgcTGGCCGAGGGCCGCCGGAGCTGCTGCCCCCGCGTGCTCTGCATCATCAACCCCGGCAACCCCACCGGTAAGCGGGACAccgggggtctggggggtctgCGGGATCTTTGGGATGGGATctgtggggtctggggggtctgtggggtctgtggggtctgtggggtGGGATCCATGGGGTCTGTGGGGTCTATGGGGTGGAATCAATGGGGTCTGtgggatgggatcaatgggGTCTGTGGGGTGGGGTCTGTGGGATGGGGTCTATGGGGTCTGTGGGGTCTATGGGGTCTGTGGGATGGGATCTATGGGGTTTGTGGAGTAAGGTCTGTGGGGTGGGGTctgtggggtctgtggggtcTGTGGGATGGGATACATGGGGTCTGTGGAGTCTATGGGGTCTGTGGGGTGGGGTCTGTGGGATGGGGTCTGTGGGGTGGGATCTATGGGGTGGGATCCGTGGGGTCTCTGGGGTGGGATACATGGGGTCTGTGAGGTGGGGTCTGTGGGGGGGATCTGTGAGGTGGGATCTGGGGGATGGGGTCTGTGGGATGGAATCCCTGGGGTCTGTGGGGTGGGGTctgtggggtctgtggggtGGGATACATGGGATGGGATCTGTGGGATCCTTGGGATGGGCTCTGTGGGGTGGGATATCTGAGGTGGGATCTACGGGATGGGATATCTGGGGTGGGGTCCATGGGGTATCTGGGGTGGGATCCATGGGGTATCTGGGGTGGGATCCATGGGGTATCTGGGGTGGGATCCATGGGGTGGGATCCATGGGGTatctggggtgggatgggatccatggggtaTCTGGGGTGGAATCCATGGGATATCTGGAGTGGGATCCATGGGGTatctgggatgggatccatgggatatCTGGAGTGGGATCCATGGGGTatctgggatgggatccatgggatatCTGGGGTGGGATCCATGGGGTATCTGgggtgggatccatgggataTCTGGAGTGGGATCCATGGGGTatctgggatgggatccatggggtaTCTGgggtgggatccatgggataTCTGGGGTGGGATCCATGGGGTGGGATCCATGGGGTGGGATCCATGGGGTGGGATCCATGGGGTATCTGGGGTGGGATCCATGGGGTGGGATCCATGGAATATCcaggatgggatccatgggatatCTGTGGTGTGCCCAGGCCAGGTGCAGAGCCGGCAGTGCATCGAGGACGTCATCAAGTTCGCCTACGAGGAGAAGCTCTTCCTGATGGCCGACGAGgtgggcggggccgcggccgcccgGGCGTGTCCCCCCCCGATTCCCGGGAAGCGCCCGGCGTTGCCGGTGACGCCGCGGGAATTGTCCCCGCCGCAGGTGTACCAGGACAACGTGTACGCCGAGGGCTCGGCCTTCCACTCGTTCAAGAAGGTGCTGATGGAGATGGGGCCGCCCTACGCGGACTCGGTGGAGCTGGCCTCCTTCCACTCCATCTCCAAGGGATACATGGGAGAGTGAGTGCCGGGAACGCCGGGATGGAGGGGCCACCGCCACCCCGCGGATCCCCTGGGACTGGGATTATTGGGGTCATGGATCccatgggattgggatggaggTGCCACCACCCCGTGGATCCCCTGGGATTGGGATTATTGGGGTCATGGATGgcatggatttgggatggagagGCCCCCcaccccatggatcccatggGACTGGGATTATTGGGGTCATGGATCCCATGGGATTGGGGATGGAGGTGCCACCACCCCATGGATCCCCTGGGATTGGGATTATTGGGGTCATGGATCCCATGGGATTGGGGATGGAGAGGCCACCACCCCGTGGATCccctgggattgggattggggtcaTGGATCCCATGGgattggggatggaggggccaCCACCCCGTGGATCCCCTGGGATTGGGATTATTGGGGTCATGGATTGGGGATGGAGGTGCCACCACCCCGTGGATCTCCCGGGATCGGGATTGGGATCATGGATCCCATGGGATCGGGATGGAGAGGCCACCACCCCGTGGATCCCCTGGGATTGGGGTCATGGATTGGGGATGGAGGTGCCACCACGCCATGGATCTCCTGGCACCGGGGTCATGGATGGCATGGATTGGGGATGGAGAGGCCACCTCATGGATCtcctgggattgggatcatgGCTCCCATCCATGGGTCCTGCTCCATAGGTTGCcatccatggatcccatccatAGATTCCCATCCATGGATCTTCACCCACAAATTCCACCCGTGAATCCCACCCACATCTCCCATCCATGCGTCCTCCTCCATAGGTTCCTTTCCGTAGGTCCCgtccatggatcccatcccaaacccccatCCATGGATCTTCATCCATGAACCCCACCCACATCTCCCACCCATGGATCCTTCTCCATAGGTTCCCATCCATGGATCCCACCCATGGGTGCCTCTCCGTTGGTTCCCATCCATgaattcccaccccaaacccccatccATGGATCCTTCTCCATAGGTTCCCATCTGTAGATACCACCCATGGGTGCCTCTCCGTTGGTTCCAATCCATGgattcccaccccaaacctcCATCCATGGGTGCcatccatggatcccatccatGGGTGCCTCTCCATAGATTCCAATCCCTGgattcccaccccaaacccccatccATGGGTCTCCATCCATGGGTGCCACCCATGGGTGCCTCTCCATTGGTTCCCATCCATgaattccaccccaaacccccatccATGGGTGTCCATCCATGGACTCTTCTCCATTGGTTCCCATCCATGGATCCCACCCATGGGTGCCTCTCCATGGGTTCCAATCCATGgattcccaccccaaacccccacccAAGGGTCTCCATCCATGGACCCTTCTCCACAGGTTCCAATCCCAAACCTCCACCCATGGATCTTTGCCCATGGATCCCACCCATGGGTGCCTCTCCATGGGTTCCCATCCATGgattcccaccccaaacccccatccATGGATCCCACGCATGGGTGCCTCTCCATGGGTTCCAATCCATGgattcccaccccaaacccccacccATGGGTGTCCATCCATGGATCCTTCTCCATAGGTTCCCATCCATGGATCCCACCCATGGGTTCCTCTCCATAGATTCCCATCCATGgattcccaccccaaacccccacccATGGGTGTCCATCCATGGACCCTTCTCCATTAGTTCCCATCCATGGATCCCACCCATGGGTGCCTCTCCATTGGTTCCCATCCCTGGATTCCCACCCAAATCCTCATCCATCAATCCCACCCACATCTCCCACCCATGGGTGCCTCTCCATGGGTTCCCATCCCTGgattcccaccccaaacccccacccATGGATCCCACCCGTCCCCGTTTTCCCATTTTCCCGGTGTTTTCCCCGTTTTCCGACGCGGCCGTGGGGCAGGTGCGGGCTGCGCGGCGGCTACATGGAGGTGGTGAACCTGCACCCCGAGGTGAAGGCGCAGCTGGCCAAGCTGGTGTCGGTGCGGCTGTGCCCGCCCGTGCCGGGCCAGATGCTGCTGGACGTCGTCATggacccgccccggcccggagAGCCCTCCTACGAGCGCTTCCAGGCGGTACGGGACACCGGGATTGGGATctgtgggattgggattgggatctgtgggattgggatctgtgggattgggatctgtgggattgggattgggaaccgtgggattgggattgggatccaTGGGATTGGGGTCTGTGGGATTGGGAACCATGGCATTGGGATTGGGGATCGATGGTCATGGACCTGCCCAAGCCCGGAGAGCCCTCCTACGAGCGCTTCCAGGCGGTACGAAGCGCCGGGATCcgtgggattgggattggggtctgtgggattgggattggggtctgtgggattgggattggggtctGTGGGATTGGGGAatgtgggattgggattggatTGGGATCCGTGGGATCAATGGGATTGGGGATCGATGGTCATGGACCCGCCCAAGCCCGGAGAGCCCTCCTACGAGCGCTTCCAGGCGGTACGGGACACCGGGactgggatctgtgggattgggattgggatctgTGGGATTGGGATCTGTGGGATTGGGATCTGTGGGATTGGGAAccatgggattgggattggggatcCATGGTCATGGAGCCGCCCCGGCCCGGAGAGCCCTCCTATGAGCGCTTCCAGGCGGTACGGAGCGCCGGGATCcgtgggattgggattgggatctgtgggattgggattggggtctgtgggattgggattggggtctGTGGGATTGGGGTCTGTGGGATTGGGAAccatgggattgggattggggatcCATGGTCATGGACCCGCCCAAGCCCGGAGAGCCCTCCTACGAGCGCTTCCAGGCGGTACGGAGCGCCGGGATACGTGGGATTGGGATTATTGGGATCCGTGGGATTGGGGTctgtgggattgggattgggaaccgtgggattgggattgggatctgTGGGATTGGGGATCGATGGTCATGGACCCGCCCTGGCTCGGAGAGCCCTCCTACGAGCGCTTCCAGGCGGTAGGGAGCGCCGGGATCcgtgggattgggattgggattgggaaccgtgggattgggattgggatccaTGGGATTGGGGTctgtgggattgggattggatTGGGATCCATGGGATCAATGGGATTGGGGATCGATGGTCATggacccgccccggcccggagAGCCCTCCTACGAGCGCTTCCAGGCGGTACGGACCGCCGGGATCCGTGGGATTGGGATTATTGGGATACGTAGGATTGGGATTGAGATCTGTGGGATTGGGGATccatgggattgggattgggatctgtgggattgggattggggatccatgggattgggatgggaaccatgggattgggattggggatcCATGGTCATggacccgccccggcccggagAGCCCTCCTACGAGCGCTTCCAGGCGGTACGGGATTGGGATCCATGGGATCTGTGGGATTGGGGTctgtgggattgggattggattgggatccatgggatcaatgggattggggattgaTGGTCATGGACCCGCCCCAGCCCGGAGAGCCCTCCTACGAGCGCTTCCAGGCGGTACGGAGCGCCGGGATCCGTGGGATTGGGATCCGTGGGATTGGGATCCGTGGGATTGGGATCCGTGGGATTTGGATCTGTGGGATTGGGGTctgtgggattgggattgggatccatgggatgggattgggatccaTGGTCATGGACCCGCCCAAGCCCGGAGAGCCCTCCTACGAGCGCTTCCAGGCGGTACGGGATTGGGATctgtgggattgggattgggaatgggacaCATctggggattgggattgggatgggataatgggataatgAGAGAATGGGATAATGGTATGGAATGGAattgggatgggataatggggtGATGGGATAATGGGAAAAGGCGGTAATGGGATAATGGGAGGGGATGGCAATGGAATTGAATGGAATTGAattgggatgggataatgggataatgGGACAACGGGGCAATGTGGTGATGGGatgatgggataatgggataacgggataatgggataatgggataaagagataatgggataatgggataatgggatgggataatggaaTAACGGGAtaggataatgggatgggatggagtaATGGGATAATGGGAGAATAGGATAATGGGATAAGGGGATAATGAGATCATGTGGTAATGGGGTAATGGGGTAATGGAATGGGGcaatgggataatgggataacGGGATGGGATAACGGGATAATGGGGTGATGGGATAATGGGGTGATGGGGTAATGGGATGAGataatgggataatgggatgggatagtGGGATAACGGGATGTGATAATGGGTAacgggatgggataatgggataatgggataatgggataatgggatgatGGGGTGATGGGGTAATGGGATAATGGAATGAGataatgggataatgggatgtgATAATGGGATAACAGGATGGGATAGTGGGATAacgggatgggataatgggtaacgggatgggataatgggataatgggataatgggataatgggataatgggataacGGGATGGGATAATGAGACAACAGGATGGGGTGATGGGATAGTGGGATAacgggatgggataatgggataatgggataacGAGGTAACGGGATGGGATATGGATTGGGATAACgggatgggatatgggataACGGGATGGGCTATGGGATAACgggatgggatatgggataACGGGATGGGATAACGGGATGGGCTATGGGATACCGGGATGGGCTATGGGATAAGGGGCCAGCCGTGGCTCAGAATTCCGGCGTGTCCCGGCAGGAGAAGGAGGCGGTGCTGAGCGCGCTGGCGGAGCGGGCGCGGCTGACGCAGGAGATGTTCAACCGCACGCCCGGCATCCGCTGCAACCCCGTGCAGGGCGCCATGTACTCCTTCCCCCGCATCGACCTGCCGCCCCGCGCCGTGGCCGCCGCCAAGGTCCGGGCACTGCGCCGGGAACGCCGGGAATAACGGGAATGACGGGAACGGGATCCGCAACGGGAATAACGGGAATAACGGGAATAACGGGCGGGAGACACAACGGGAATAACGGGAACGGGCGGGATCCACACCGGGAACGGGCGGGATCCACACCAGGAATGGAGTGGGATCCACACCGGGAACGGGCGGGATCCACACCGGGAATGGGACACGGGCGGGATCCACACCAGGAATGGGGCGGGATCCACACCGGGAATGGGCGGGATCCACACAGGGAACGGGCGGGATCCACACCGGGAATGGGCGGGATCCACACCAGGAATGGGCGGGATCCACACCGGGAACGGGCGGGATCCACA contains these protein-coding regions:
- the GPT gene encoding alanine aminotransferase 1 isoform X2, which encodes MRALRALRPRRLLAMAAAAAAAAAGAGGARRGPVLSPESMNPAIRRVEYAVRGPIVVRALEIEQELRKGVPKPFTEVIRANIGDAHAMGQQPITFLRQVTALCLCPELMKDESLPSDAKERAQRLLGACGGQSAGSYSASPGLQLVREDVARYIERRDGVPASADDIFLSTGASDAIVNMLKLLVCGSGSSRTGVLIPIPQYPLYSAALAELEAAQVNYYLAEERCWALDVAELRRALAEGRRSCCPRVLCIINPGNPTGQVQSRQCIEDVIKFAYEEKLFLMADEVYQDNVYAEGSAFHSFKKVLMEMGPPYADSVELASFHSISKGYMGECGLRGGYMEVVNLHPEVKAQLAKLVSVRLCPPVPGQMLLDVVMDPPRPGEPSYERFQAEKEAVLSALAERARLTQEMFNRTPGIRCNPVQGAMYSFPRIDLPPRAVAAAKEKKQAPDMFFCMRLLEETGICVVPGSGFGQKEGTYHFRMTILPPTEKLRLLLEKLSAFYTDFVREFS
- the GPT gene encoding alanine aminotransferase 1 isoform X1, with translation MAAAAAAAAAGAGGARRGPVLSPESMNPAIRRVEYAVRGPIVVRALEIEQELRKGVPKPFTEVIRANIGDAHAMGQQPITFLRQVTALCLCPELMKDESLPSDAKERAQRLLGACGGQSAGSYSASPGLQLVREDVARYIERRDGVPASADDIFLSTGASDAIVNMLKLLVCGSGSSRTGVLIPIPQYPLYSAALAELEAAQVNYYLAEERCWALDVAELRRALAEGRRSCCPRVLCIINPGNPTGQVQSRQCIEDVIKFAYEEKLFLMADEVYQDNVYAEGSAFHSFKKVLMEMGPPYADSVELASFHSISKGYMGECGLRGGYMEVVNLHPEVKAQLAKLVSVRLCPPVPGQMLLDVVMDPPRPGEPSYERFQAEKEAVLSALAERARLTQEMFNRTPGIRCNPVQGAMYSFPRIDLPPRAVAAAKEKKQAPDMFFCMRLLEETGICVVPGSGFGQKEGTYHFRMTILPPTEKLRLLLEKLSAFYTDFVREFS